The Fusarium musae strain F31 chromosome 10, whole genome shotgun sequence genome window below encodes:
- a CDS encoding hypothetical protein (EggNog:ENOG41), which produces MAAVNTDTLDMSLFFGTPSQKQDFCDSLLRLLKKRGGVKLINHPIPSASIHELFAQTKRFFNLPLETKMLAKHPPQANPNRGYSFVGQENVANISGYEKGLGPLKTRDIKETVDFGSATDELVDNIWVPEEELPGFRSFMEGFYDMAFKTEMQILEALAIALGVSPDHLKALHNRAENEFRILHYPAIPASELADGTATRIAEHTDFGTITMLFQDSVGGLQVEDQENLGTFNNVESASPTDIILNIGDSLQRLTNDTFKAACHRVTYPPSIKAGDGEQVIPERYSIAYFAKPNRSASLFPLKEFIEEGVPCKYEDVTAWEWNNRRIEKLFSAEAKA; this is translated from the coding sequence ATGGCCGCCGTCAACACAGACACCCTGGACATGtccctcttcttcggcaCCCCCTCCCAAAAGCAGGACTTCTGCGACtccctcctccgcctcctcaaAAAGCGCGGCGGCGTCAAACTAATCAACCACCCCATCCCCTCCGCCTCCATCCACGAACTCTTCGCCCAAACAAAgcgcttcttcaacctccccCTCGAGACAAAAATGCTCGCCAAGCACCCTCCCCAAGCAAACCCCAACCGCGGATACTCCTTCGTCGGCCAGGAAAACGTCGCCAACATTAGTGGCTACGAAAAAGGTCTTGGACCGCTAAAGACTCGTGATATCAAAGAGACTGTGGATTTCGGATCGGCGactgatgagcttgttgataatATTTGGGTCCCGGAGGAGGAGTTGCCGGGGTTTAGGAGCTTCATGGAGGGGTTTTATGATATGGCGTTCAAGACGGAGATGCAGATTCTTGAAGCGCTTGCTATTGCTCTTGGTGTTTCTCCTGATCACTTGAAAGCACTGCATAACCGTGCGGAGAATGAGTTTCGAATTCTGCACTACCCTGCCATTCCTGCCTCAGAGCTCGCAGACGGTACAGCAACCCGCATCGCAGAGCACACAGATTTCGGAACCATCACCATGCTCTTCCAAGACTCTGTCGGCGGTCTTCAGGTCGAAGACCAAGAAAACCTCGGAACATTCAACAATGTTGAATCAGCTTCTCCCACCGATATTATCCTCAACATTGGCGATTCTCTGCAGCGCTTGACGAATGATACGTTCAAGGCTGCGTGTCATCGTGTTACGTATCCTCCTTctatcaaggctggtgatggCGAGCAGGTCATTCCTGAGAGATACTCCATTGCTTACTTTGCTAAGCCGAACCGAAGTGCTTCACTGTTTCCGCTGAAGGAGTTTATTGAGGAGGGTGTTCCTTGTAAGTATGAGGATGTCACTGCTTGGGAGTGGAATAACCGCCGTATTGAGAAGTTGTTCTCTGCTGAGGCAAAGGCTTAA